Proteins co-encoded in one Rhopalosiphum maidis isolate BTI-1 chromosome 2, ASM367621v3, whole genome shotgun sequence genomic window:
- the LOC113555311 gene encoding histone H2A-like: protein MSGRGKAGKSKGGKSKTRSSRAGLQFPVGRIHRLLRKGNYAERVGAGAPVYLAAVMEYLAAEVLELAGNAARDNKKSRIIPRHLQLAIRNDEELNKLLSGVTIAQGGVLPNIQAVLLPKKTEKKV from the coding sequence ATGAGCGGAAGAGGCAAAGCAGGAAAATCGAAGGGAGGCAAATCCAAGACCAGGTCGTCCCGTGCTGGACTCCAGTTTCCGGTCGGTCGTATCCATCGTCTGCTAAGAAAAGGAAACTACGCCGAACGTGTAGGAGCCGGCGCACCGGTATACCTGGCCGCCGTAATGGAATATTTGGCGGCCGAAGTGTTGGAATTGGCTGGTAACGCTGCCCGTGACAACAAGAAGTCTCGTATCATCCCCAGGCATTTGCAATTGGCAATCAGGAACGACGAGGAGTTAAACAAATTGTTGTCCGGAGTAACTATCGCTCAAGGAGGTGTGCTGCCCAACATCCAAGCCGTACTCCTACCAAAAAAGACTGAAAAGAaagtttaa
- the LOC114253652 gene encoding histone H3 yields the protein MARTKQTARKSTGGKAPRKQLATKAARKSAPATGGVKKPHRYRPGTVALREIRRYQKSTELLIRKLPFQRLVREIAQDFKTDLRFQSSAVMALQEASEAYLVGLFEDTNLCAIHAKRVTIMPKDIQLARRIRGERA from the coding sequence ATGGCCCGTACCAAGCAGACAGCCCGCAAGTCTACCGGAGGTAAGGCTCCCAGGAAGCAGTTGGCCACCAAAGCCGCCCGTAAGAGCGCACCCGCCACCGGAGGAGTGAAGAAACCCCATCGTTACCGTCCGGGAACAGTCGCTCTCCGTGAAATCCGTCGTTACCAGAAGAGCACGGAGCTGTTGATCCGCAAATTGCCGTTCCAACGTCTGGTGCGTGAAATCGCACAGGACTTCAAGACCGACTTGCGTTTCCAGAGCTCCGCCGTCATGGCGTTGCAGGAAGCCAGCGAGGCCTATTTGGTCGGTCTTTTCGAAGACACCAACTTGTGCGCCATCCACGCCAAACGCGTCACCATAATGCCAAAGGATATCCAACTGGCCCGTCGTATCCGCGGAGAACGTGCTTAA
- the LOC113550925 gene encoding histone H1A, sperm-like, translated as MTETVVLAAPAPVAASPAAKKSPAKKKAAAAAKTKKQPAAASHPTTSVMVTSAIKELKEKKGSSLPAIKKYLAANYKVDPAKLAPFIRKFLKAAVANGTVVQTKGTGASGHFKLPVAEVKPKKVAAAKKKPVVKKVKAPGAVKRKSTSAKKVKPASGEPAAKKVKKAVAAKPKAAKPKKSPAKPKKPAGAVKPKAKKTPTKKTAAPKKK; from the coding sequence ATGACAGAAACCGTCGTTCTGGCCGCTCCGGCACCAGTGGCTGCATCGCCAGCTGCGAAAAAGTCTCCGGCCAAGAAGAAGGCCGCTGCTGCTGCTAAGACTAAGAAGCAGCCCGCCGCTGCGTCTCATCCGACCACTTCCGTGATGGTCACGTCTGCCATCAAGGAACTCAAGGAGAAGAAAGGTTCTTCTTTGCCGGCTATCAAAAAGTACTTGGCTGCCAACTACAAAGTCGATCCCGCCAAGTTGGCGCCGTTCATCAGGAAGTTTTTGAAAGCCGCCGTCGCCAACGGCACTGTTGTTCAGACCAAGGGCACCGGCGCTTCTGGACATTTCAAACTGCCGGTTGCCGAGGTAAAACCGAAGAAGGTAGCTGCGGCCAAAAAGAAGCCGGTCGTTAAAAAAGTCAAAGCCCCCGGTGCCGTAAAGAGGAAGTCGACTTCTGCTAAGAAGGTGAAGCCCGCTTCCGGCGAACCGGCAgctaaaaaagtcaaaaaggcCGTCGCCGCTAAACCTAAGGCTGCCAAACCGAAGAAATCTCCGGCCAAGCCGAAAAAACCTGCGGGCGCTGTAAAGCCAAAAGCGAAGAAGACTCCAACGAAAAAAACAGCAGCTCCCAAGAAGAAGTAA
- the LOC113550932 gene encoding LOW QUALITY PROTEIN: histone H4-like (The sequence of the model RefSeq protein was modified relative to this genomic sequence to represent the inferred CDS: deleted 1 base in 1 codon) has product MTGRGKGGKGLGKGGAKRHRKVLRDNIQGITKPAIRRLARRGGVKRISGLIYEETRGVLKVFLENVIRDAVTYTEHAKRKTVTAMDVVYALKRQGRTLYGFGG; this is encoded by the exons ATGACCGGACGCGGTAAAGGAGGAAAAGGTCTTGGAAAAGGAGGAGCCAAACGTCATCGTAAAGTGCTCCGCGATAACATCCAGGGAATCACCAAGCCCGCCATTCGTCGGTTAGCTCGTCGTGGTGGAGTAAAACGTATCTCCGGT TTGATATACGAAGAAACCCGTGGAGTGTTGAAAGTGTTCCTGGAAAACGTAATCCGTGATGCCGTGACATACACCGAGCACGCCAAGAGGAAGACCGTCACCGCCATGGACGTCGTGTACGCCCTCAAACGCCAAGGTCGTACCCTGTACGGTTTTGGAGGTTAA
- the LOC113550934 gene encoding histone H2A-like has protein sequence MSGRGKAGKSKGGKSKTRSSRAGLQFPVGRIHRLLRKGNYAERVGAGAPVYLAAVMEYLAAEVLELAGNAARDNKKSRIIPRHLQLAIRNDEELNKLLSGVTIAQGGVLPNIQAVLLPKKPRKKSNHT, from the coding sequence ATGAGCGGAAGAGGCAAAGCAGGCAAATCGAAGGGAGGTAAATCCAAGACCCGGTCGTCCCGTGCCGGACTCCAGTTCCCCGTCGGTCGTATCCATCGTTTGTTGAGAAAAGGAAATTACGCCGAGCGCGTCGGAGCCGGTGCACCGGTATACCTGGCCGCCGTTATGGAATATTTGGCAGCCGAAGTGTTGGAATTGGCCGGTAACGCTGCCCGTGACAACAAGAAATCTCGTATCATCCCCAGACATTTGCAATTGGCAATCAGGAACGACGAAGAATTGAACAAATTGTTGTCCGGAGTTACCATCGCACAAGGTGGTGTGTTGCCCAACATCCAAGCTGTTCTCTTACCCAAAAAACCGAGAAAAAAGTCTAATCACACTTAG
- the LOC113550930 gene encoding histone H2B-like yields the protein MAPGGKSAGKAMKKSSGKAQKNIVKSDKKRKPKRKESYAIYIYKVLKQVHPDTGVSSKAMSIMNSFVNDLFERIATESSRLAHYNKRSTITSREIQTAVRLLLPGELAKHAVSEGTKAVTKYTSSK from the coding sequence ATGGCTCCAGGAGGTAAATCGGCAGGAAAGGCGATGAAAAAATCGTCGGGCAAAGCGCAGAAGAACATCGTCAAGTCTGACAAGAAACGCAAGCCTAAGAGAAAAGAATCATACGCAATCTACATCTACAAAGTACTGAAACAAGTACACCCCGACACCGGTGTCTCCTCGAAGGCAATGAGCATCATGAACAGTTTCGTCAACGATCTGTTTGAGCGCATAGCCACCGAATCTAGTCGTTTGGCACACTACAACAAGCGTTCGACCATTACCAGTCGGGAAATCCAAACTGCTGTCCGACTATTGTTACCCGGTGAATTGGCCAAGCACGCCGTAAGTGAAGGAACAAAGGCAGTCACTAAATACACAAGCTCCAAGTAA
- the LOC113550927 gene encoding histone H2B, which translates to MAPGGKSAGKAMKKSSGKAQKNIAKSDKKRKPKRKESYAIYIYKVLKQVHPDTGVSSKAMSIMNSFVNDLFERIAAESSRLAHYNKRSTITSREIQTAVRLLLPGELAKHAVSEGTKAVTKYTSSK; encoded by the coding sequence ATGGCTCCAGGAGGTAAATCCGCGGGAAAGGCGATGAAAAAATCGTCCGGCAAGGCACAAAAGAACATCGCCAAATCTGACAAGAAACGCAAGCCCAAGAGGAAAGAATCATACGCCATCTACATCTACAAAGTATTGAAACAAGTACATCCCGACACCGGTGTTTCCTCTAAGGCAATGAGCATTATGAACAGTTTTGTCAACGATTTGTTCGAGCGTATTGCCGCCGAGTCCAGTCGTCTGGCTCACTACAACAAGCGATCGACCATCACCAGTCGGGAGATTCAAACCGCCGTCCGACTCTTGTTGCCCGGTGAATTGGCCAAGCACGCCGTCAGTGAAGGAACAAAAGCCGTAACCAAGTACACTAGTTCCAAATAa